Proteins from a genomic interval of Nasonia vitripennis strain AsymCx chromosome 3, Nvit_psr_1.1, whole genome shotgun sequence:
- the LOC107980963 gene encoding uncharacterized protein LOC107980963, translating into MRRGRRHHRKAGSVLREANVTRDAIGSAWPERKYEAEASASPSRSQNRVCREREGRMRGRAKGRLRPTQFVIVGSVYRESWQREDAVRPSAALGRTFSARQQAEEWGNPSHAQNTKRRWDFASEQKETQQRCRISRNLKLRRRRAHEPRRTSRSWRQLRGVSDTDNTHDSPCWSGSSSSSRAINASIPGSADETPEL; encoded by the exons ATGCGGCGTGGAAGAAGGCATCATCGGAAGGCCGGAAGCGTCCTGCGTGAAGCGAATGTAACAAGGGATGCGATTGGCTCTGCGTGGCCAGAGAGAAAGTACGAAGCGGAAGCGAGTGCGAGCCCAAGCCGTAGTCAAAATAGAGTctgcagagaaagagaggggaGAATGAGGGGGAGAGCAAAGGGACGACTGCGACCCACGCAATTCGTAATAGTCGGTTCAGTCTACCGAGAGAGCTGGCAGCGTGAAGACGCAGTCCGTCCCAGCGCTGCGCTGGGACGGACCTTTTCGGCTAGACAGCAAGCAGAAGAGTGGGGGAACCCAAGCCACGCGCAGAACACCAAGCGACGCTGGGATTTCGCATCGGAGCAAAAGGAGACTCAGCAACGATGCCGGATCAGCAGGAACTTGAAGCTGAGAAGGAGACGCGCTCACGAGCCCAGGCGAACCAGCAGAAGCTGGAGACAGCTAag AGGCGTCTCAGACACCGACAACACACACGATTCCCCCTGCTGgagtggcagcagcagcagtagcagggCCATCAACGCTAGCATCCCTGGCAGCGCAGATGAGACGCCAGAATTATAG